A DNA window from Halomicrobium mukohataei DSM 12286 contains the following coding sequences:
- a CDS encoding DUF7127 family protein, whose protein sequence is MTDQQQLVGDAPLRRYEYDDAVVLAADIGVTDDATVDVVDDTAIVVVGDEQYDFDLPAGDARAFIRNGVLTVEMSEVSH, encoded by the coding sequence ATGACTGACCAACAGCAGCTTGTCGGCGATGCCCCGCTACGACGCTACGAGTACGACGACGCCGTCGTGCTGGCGGCGGATATCGGCGTCACCGACGACGCGACGGTCGATGTCGTCGACGACACGGCGATCGTCGTCGTCGGTGACGAGCAGTACGACTTCGATCTCCCGGCGGGTGACGCACGAGCGTTTATCCGCAATGGGGTTCTCACTGTCGAGATGAGCGAGGTGTCCCACTGA
- a CDS encoding CDC48 family AAA ATPase has translation MKLTVKPLKQKDAGRGLAAVDRAAMDEMDLENGDYIVIDGDGGRAVARVWPGYPEDSGKNVVRIDGQLRQEAGVGIDDQIEVEKADVQVAKQVTVALPQNLRVRGNVGPMIRNNLSGQAVTQGQTVPVSFGLGPLSSMSGQKIPLRIAETEPSGTVVVTDQTDIEVSEKPAEQIAGDAPTEGGGEATPDVAYEDIGGLDSELEQVREMIELPMRHPELFQQLGIEPPKGVLLHGPPGTGKTLMAKAVANEIDAHFTTISGPEIMSKYYGESEEQLREVFEEAEENAPAIVFIDEIDSIAPKRGETQGDVERRVVAQLLSLMDGLDERGDVIVIGATNRVDAIDPALRRGGRFDREIEIGVPDKEGRKEILQVHTRGMPLSEDIDLESYAENTHGFVGADLAQLTKEGAMNALRRIRPDIDLESDEIDAEVLESLEVSKQDFKEALKGIEPSALREVFVEVPDTSWDSVGGLEDTKERLRETIQWPLEYPSVFEQMDLQAAKGVLLYGPPGTGKTLLAKAVANEAQSNFISIKGPELLNKFVGESEKGVREVFSKARENAPTVVFFDEIDSIAAERGSGGGDSQVGERVVSQLLTELDGLEAMEDVVVIATTNRPDLIDSALIRPGRLDRHVHVPVPDEDARRAIFQVHTRGKPLADGVDLDQLARRTEGYVGADIEAVAREASMAATREFINSVDPDDIDDSVSNVRITMDHFEQALDEVGPSVDEDVRERYDEIEERFDHAEAELDDGETASRTFQ, from the coding sequence ATGAAACTTACGGTAAAACCCCTCAAGCAGAAAGACGCCGGACGCGGTCTCGCGGCCGTCGACCGTGCAGCGATGGACGAGATGGACCTGGAGAACGGCGACTACATTGTCATTGACGGCGACGGCGGTCGCGCGGTCGCCCGTGTCTGGCCCGGATACCCTGAAGACAGCGGCAAGAACGTCGTCCGGATCGACGGCCAGCTCCGACAGGAAGCCGGCGTCGGCATCGACGACCAGATCGAGGTCGAGAAGGCAGACGTACAGGTCGCAAAGCAGGTCACCGTCGCCCTGCCCCAGAACCTCCGGGTGCGGGGCAACGTCGGTCCGATGATCCGCAACAACCTCAGCGGCCAGGCGGTCACGCAGGGCCAGACGGTGCCAGTGAGCTTCGGGCTCGGTCCGCTTTCGAGCATGAGCGGCCAGAAGATCCCGCTGCGGATCGCCGAGACTGAACCCTCTGGGACGGTCGTGGTGACCGACCAGACCGACATCGAAGTCAGCGAGAAGCCGGCCGAACAGATCGCGGGCGACGCCCCGACCGAGGGCGGCGGCGAAGCCACGCCGGACGTGGCCTACGAGGACATCGGCGGCCTCGACAGCGAACTCGAACAGGTCCGCGAGATGATCGAGCTGCCGATGCGCCACCCCGAACTGTTCCAGCAGCTCGGCATCGAGCCGCCGAAAGGCGTCCTCCTGCACGGGCCGCCGGGCACCGGGAAGACGCTGATGGCCAAGGCCGTCGCCAACGAGATCGACGCCCACTTCACGACCATCAGCGGCCCGGAGATCATGTCGAAGTACTACGGAGAGAGCGAAGAGCAGCTCCGCGAGGTCTTCGAGGAGGCCGAGGAGAACGCCCCGGCCATCGTCTTCATCGACGAGATCGACTCGATCGCGCCAAAGCGCGGCGAGACCCAGGGCGACGTGGAACGCCGTGTCGTCGCACAGCTCCTCTCGCTGATGGACGGGCTCGACGAACGCGGTGACGTGATCGTCATCGGCGCGACCAACCGCGTGGACGCGATCGACCCCGCACTGCGCCGCGGCGGCCGCTTCGACCGCGAGATCGAGATCGGCGTGCCGGACAAGGAGGGTCGAAAGGAGATCCTGCAGGTCCACACCCGCGGGATGCCCCTCTCCGAGGACATCGACCTCGAATCCTACGCCGAGAACACGCACGGCTTCGTCGGTGCGGACCTCGCACAGCTGACCAAGGAGGGCGCGATGAACGCCCTGCGGCGCATCCGCCCGGACATCGACCTCGAATCCGACGAGATCGACGCCGAGGTGCTCGAATCGCTGGAGGTCTCCAAGCAGGACTTCAAAGAGGCGCTGAAGGGGATCGAGCCCAGCGCGCTCCGCGAGGTCTTCGTCGAAGTCCCGGACACCTCCTGGGACTCGGTCGGCGGCCTCGAAGACACCAAAGAGCGCCTGCGCGAGACGATCCAGTGGCCACTGGAGTACCCCAGCGTGTTCGAGCAGATGGACCTGCAGGCCGCCAAGGGCGTCCTGCTCTACGGCCCGCCGGGCACCGGGAAGACGCTGCTGGCCAAAGCCGTCGCCAACGAGGCCCAGTCGAACTTCATCTCGATCAAGGGCCCCGAACTGCTGAACAAGTTCGTCGGCGAGTCCGAGAAGGGCGTGCGCGAAGTGTTCAGCAAGGCCCGAGAGAACGCCCCGACCGTCGTCTTCTTCGACGAGATCGACTCGATCGCGGCCGAACGCGGCTCGGGCGGCGGCGACTCGCAGGTCGGCGAACGCGTCGTCTCCCAGCTCCTGACCGAACTGGACGGGCTCGAAGCGATGGAGGACGTGGTCGTGATCGCCACGACCAACCGACCGGACCTCATCGACTCGGCGCTGATCCGGCCCGGACGACTGGACCGCCACGTCCACGTCCCGGTCCCCGACGAGGACGCTCGCCGGGCGATCTTCCAGGTCCACACCCGCGGCAAGCCACTCGCCGACGGCGTCGACCTCGATCAGCTCGCACGGAGGACCGAGGGATACGTCGGTGCCGACATCGAAGCAGTCGCCCGCGAGGCCTCGATGGCCGCGACCCGGGAGTTCATCAACAGCGTCGACCCCGACGACATCGACGACTCCGTCAGCAACGTCCGCATCACGATGGACCACTTCGAGCAGGCGCTCGACGAAGTCGGGCCGAGCGTCGACGAGGACGTGCGGGAACGCTACGACGAGATCGAAGAACGGTTCGATCACGCCGAGGCGGAACTGGACGACGGCGAGACGGCCTCGCGAACCTTCCAGTAG